One genomic window of Nakamurella panacisegetis includes the following:
- a CDS encoding DUF899 domain-containing protein, whose protein sequence is MALPDIVSRQDWLDARRGLLEREKELTRARDQVNAARRRLPMVRIDKEYVLEGPDGPVRLLDLFAGRRQLVLQHFMFDPAWDTGCPSCTADVDEMSDGLLDHLAARDTAFAAVSRAPYPKLAEYRAQKGWDIAWYSSFGSDFNYDFHVTLDAAVAPVMFNYRDAAELEAAGLGWINEKPCEQPGISCFLRDGDEIFHTYSTFGRGTEQMGGAYAILDMTALGRQEAWEEPKGRSDDPHRASPDFA, encoded by the coding sequence ATGGCACTACCCGACATCGTCTCCCGGCAGGACTGGCTCGACGCGCGACGCGGGTTGCTCGAGCGGGAGAAGGAGCTGACCCGTGCCCGCGATCAGGTGAACGCCGCGCGCCGGCGGCTGCCGATGGTGCGGATCGACAAGGAGTACGTCCTCGAGGGGCCGGACGGGCCGGTCCGGCTGCTGGATCTGTTCGCCGGGCGCCGGCAACTGGTGTTGCAGCACTTCATGTTCGACCCGGCCTGGGACACCGGTTGCCCCAGCTGCACGGCCGACGTCGACGAGATGTCCGACGGTCTGCTCGACCACCTGGCCGCCCGTGACACCGCATTCGCCGCGGTGTCCCGCGCCCCGTACCCCAAGCTCGCCGAGTACCGGGCGCAGAAGGGCTGGGACATCGCGTGGTACTCGTCGTTCGGCTCCGACTTCAACTACGACTTTCACGTCACGCTGGACGCGGCCGTCGCCCCGGTGATGTTCAACTACCGCGATGCCGCCGAACTCGAAGCGGCCGGACTCGGCTGGATCAACGAGAAGCCCTGTGAGCAGCCGGGGATCAGCTGCTTCCTCCGCGACGGCGACGAGATCTTTCACACCTACTCGACCTTTGGTCGCGGGACCGAGCAGATGGGCGGCGCCTACGCCATTCTCGACATGACGGCGCTCGGGCGTCAGGAGGCGTGGGAGGAGCCGAAGGGCCGGTCCGACGACCCGCACCGAGCGAGTCCGGACTTCGCGTAA
- the zwf gene encoding glucose-6-phosphate dehydrogenase — protein MSGVPNSSLESIAYPAPGARPSRSIRETVSPHVVVLFGATGDLARRKLLPGLTHLSLSALAPDIQVVGTSLEDMDDVAFREFARQAVTEFSSHKLTDEQWGAFCDKLHYVPQGAGPEALAVAVAKAESELGPEVLRLHYLSVPPKAALAVINMLKDADLVQRSRVIMEKPFGTDLDSAIALNDQVHETFFESQIFRIDHFLGKEPAQNILAFRFANGLFEPIWNRNFIDHIQIDIPETLGLDRRAEFYESTGAYKDMVVTHLFQVMAFVAMEPPTALEPRAISEEKNKVFRSLLPIEPQHVVRGQYGGYRDEDGVAPDSDTETFIALKCRIDNWRWAGVPFYLRTGKRMAEGQRIISIAFKEAPKSMFPAGSGVGSQGPDHLTFDLADASKVSLSFYGKRPGPGMRLDKVSMQFATQETDRAADVLEAYERLILDAMRGDHTLFTTADGIESLWERSIPLLDDPPAVKTYAPGTWGPNAIHQLVAPHAWRLPFERAWRERR, from the coding sequence ATGTCGGGCGTGCCCAATTCGAGCCTTGAGAGCATCGCCTACCCAGCCCCAGGAGCACGTCCGTCGCGGAGCATTCGGGAAACCGTGTCCCCGCACGTTGTGGTGTTGTTCGGCGCGACCGGAGATCTGGCTCGCCGCAAGCTGCTGCCCGGTCTGACGCACCTGTCCCTGTCGGCTTTGGCGCCCGATATCCAGGTGGTCGGCACCTCCCTGGAGGACATGGACGACGTCGCCTTCCGGGAGTTCGCCCGCCAGGCGGTGACGGAATTCAGCAGTCACAAGCTGACCGACGAGCAGTGGGGGGCCTTCTGCGACAAGCTGCACTACGTGCCGCAAGGCGCGGGCCCGGAGGCCCTGGCGGTGGCCGTGGCCAAGGCCGAGAGCGAACTGGGCCCGGAGGTCCTGCGGCTGCACTACCTGAGCGTCCCGCCGAAGGCGGCGCTGGCCGTCATCAACATGCTCAAGGACGCCGATCTGGTGCAGCGGTCCCGGGTCATCATGGAGAAGCCGTTCGGCACCGACCTGGACAGCGCGATCGCGCTGAACGACCAGGTGCACGAGACGTTCTTCGAGAGCCAGATCTTCCGGATCGACCATTTCCTGGGCAAGGAGCCGGCGCAGAACATCCTGGCCTTCCGGTTCGCGAACGGCCTGTTCGAACCGATCTGGAACCGCAACTTCATCGACCACATCCAGATCGACATCCCGGAGACCCTGGGACTGGACCGCCGCGCCGAGTTCTACGAATCGACCGGTGCCTACAAGGACATGGTGGTCACGCACCTGTTCCAGGTGATGGCGTTCGTCGCGATGGAGCCGCCGACCGCTCTGGAGCCCCGCGCCATCAGCGAGGAGAAGAACAAGGTCTTCCGTTCGCTGCTGCCCATCGAGCCGCAGCACGTGGTGCGTGGACAGTACGGCGGCTACCGCGACGAGGACGGGGTCGCGCCGGATTCGGACACCGAGACGTTCATCGCGCTCAAGTGCCGCATCGACAACTGGCGCTGGGCCGGCGTGCCGTTCTACCTGCGCACCGGCAAGCGGATGGCCGAGGGCCAGCGGATCATCTCCATCGCGTTCAAGGAAGCGCCGAAGTCGATGTTCCCGGCCGGCTCGGGCGTCGGCTCCCAGGGCCCGGACCACCTGACGTTCGACCTGGCCGACGCGTCGAAGGTGTCGTTGTCGTTCTACGGTAAGCGCCCAGGGCCGGGTATGCGCCTGGACAAGGTGTCGATGCAGTTCGCCACCCAGGAGACCGATCGCGCGGCCGATGTCCTGGAAGCCTACGAGCGGCTGATCCTGGACGCCATGCGCGGCGACCACACCCTGTTCACCACCGCCGACGGCATCGAGAGTCTGTGGGAGCGTTCGATTCCGCTGCTCGACGACCCGCCGGCGGTGAAGACCTACGCACCCGGCACCTGGGGTCCCAACGCGATCCACCAGCTGGTCGCCCCGCACGCCTGGCGCCTGCCGTTCGAGCGGGCGTGGCGCGAGCGGAGGTAG
- a CDS encoding glycoside hydrolase family 3 protein, producing MRRVATGLALLMLASCTATGTEVVTRTTTVAASSSVAPPSSVAPPSSTAPSPSTATSPASTSRSSSASAPPATSSAASTSRSASASPVTPASCAQRTLAGLSQKQRIGQLLMVGLQPGDLISQLPDQPVGGVFLAGHTTRGADELSTGIATLQRSVTRSAGVPAQVAVDQEGGYVQSLAGPDFPAIPTAVAQGEESSSDLADGTSDWAKRLVDAGITLDLAPVADVVPAGTAEENPPIGAQDRQYGSSPSAVAEAVVTVIRSMLGVKLGTTVKHFPGLGRVRANTDTSADAVDAQTSASDPALQPFRAAIAAHTTAVMISSATYPQLDPDHIAAFSAAIVTDLLRQKLHFDGLVISDDLGGAVAVSSFSPGQRAVDFVRAGGDMVLTVQVADIAPMTAALASLAARDKTFRARVDNAALHVLASKQSVGLLSCG from the coding sequence ATGCGCCGTGTCGCGACCGGGCTCGCTCTGCTGATGCTGGCCTCGTGCACGGCCACCGGTACCGAGGTCGTCACCAGGACCACGACGGTGGCCGCGTCGTCGTCGGTCGCGCCCCCGTCGTCGGTCGCGCCCCCGTCGTCGACCGCACCCTCACCATCCACGGCGACTTCGCCGGCGAGCACCAGCCGGTCCTCGTCGGCGAGTGCGCCCCCTGCCACCTCGAGCGCGGCCTCGACGTCCAGGTCGGCGTCGGCGTCGCCCGTCACCCCGGCCAGCTGTGCCCAACGCACCCTGGCCGGACTCAGCCAGAAGCAGCGGATCGGGCAGTTGCTGATGGTCGGACTGCAGCCCGGAGACCTGATCTCGCAACTGCCGGATCAACCCGTCGGCGGCGTGTTCCTGGCCGGACACACCACCCGGGGCGCCGACGAGCTGTCCACGGGGATCGCCACCCTCCAGCGGTCCGTGACCAGGTCGGCCGGCGTGCCGGCCCAGGTCGCGGTCGACCAGGAGGGCGGCTACGTGCAGTCCCTCGCGGGGCCGGACTTCCCGGCCATCCCGACGGCCGTCGCCCAGGGCGAGGAGTCGTCGTCGGATCTAGCCGACGGCACCTCCGACTGGGCGAAGCGCCTGGTCGATGCGGGGATCACCCTCGACCTCGCGCCGGTCGCGGACGTCGTCCCGGCCGGTACGGCCGAGGAGAACCCACCGATCGGGGCCCAGGACCGCCAGTACGGCTCCTCTCCGAGCGCGGTCGCGGAGGCCGTGGTCACGGTGATTCGCTCGATGCTCGGGGTCAAGCTCGGCACCACCGTCAAACACTTCCCCGGGCTGGGCCGGGTCCGCGCCAACACCGACACCTCGGCGGATGCCGTTGACGCACAGACCTCCGCATCCGACCCGGCCCTCCAGCCGTTCCGGGCTGCCATCGCCGCCCACACCACGGCCGTGATGATCTCCTCGGCGACCTATCCGCAGTTGGATCCGGACCACATCGCCGCGTTCTCGGCCGCCATCGTCACCGATCTGCTCCGGCAGAAGCTGCACTTCGACGGGCTGGTGATCTCCGACGACCTCGGCGGTGCGGTCGCCGTGTCATCGTTCTCGCCCGGGCAGCGGGCGGTGGACTTCGTCCGGGCCGGAGGCGACATGGTGCTCACGGTGCAGGTCGCCGACATCGCCCCCATGACGGCCGCGCTGGCCTCGCTTGCCGCCCGGGACAAGACCTTCCGGGCCCGGGTCGACAACGCCGCGCTCCACGTCCTGGCCAGCAAACAGTCGGTCGGTCTGCTCAGCTGCGGCTGA
- a CDS encoding NUDIX hydrolase, with product MALRRGATVRADLSSKERLMALDPTTTASMLDALPTPMVGSDLFPALAARLRSGEELLFKGTGPDHLTASYLVFDHDLDHVLLQFHARGRFWVQFGGHLEPSDRTFAEAATRELQEESGLSAVELASPDPFDLDRQTLSTNFGSCRTHFDLLYAGRAARSARPTINHESDAVDFPPPMMRAHSPGDRDDGVAGADHAWKSSRLSTGPGLPGAGRSAWGRGVDQCPAYRGRVDRPWEYLGCRYESTPDGWRSK from the coding sequence ATGGCACTTCGGCGCGGGGCGACCGTCCGGGCCGACCTGTCCTCGAAGGAGCGCCTGATGGCCTTGGATCCGACCACCACCGCATCGATGTTGGACGCATTGCCCACCCCGATGGTTGGGTCCGATCTGTTCCCAGCTCTCGCTGCCCGGTTGCGATCCGGCGAGGAACTCCTGTTCAAGGGAACCGGGCCAGACCACCTGACGGCCAGCTACCTGGTCTTCGACCACGACCTGGATCACGTTCTGCTGCAATTCCACGCCCGGGGCCGCTTCTGGGTGCAGTTCGGTGGACACCTGGAACCCTCCGACCGCACGTTCGCCGAGGCCGCCACCCGCGAACTGCAGGAGGAGAGCGGCCTGTCCGCGGTCGAGCTGGCGTCACCGGATCCGTTCGACCTTGACCGTCAGACGTTGAGCACCAACTTCGGCTCGTGCCGCACCCATTTCGACCTGCTCTATGCCGGCCGAGCCGCCCGATCGGCTCGGCCCACGATCAATCACGAGAGCGACGCGGTCGACTTCCCGCCGCCGATGATGCGTGCACATTCACCCGGCGACCGCGATGATGGCGTCGCTGGCGCTGATCATGCGTGGAAATCGTCCAGGTTGTCCACAGGGCCCGGCCTACCGGGCGCGGGTAGATCAGCGTGGGGACGCGGGGTAGATCAGTGCCCGGCCTACCGGGGGCGGGTGGACCGGCCTTGGGAGTATCTCGGCTGTCGGTATGAGAGCACACCTGACGGCTGGAGGTCGAAATAG
- a CDS encoding recombinase family protein: protein MKTSQWRAVPYPACSRSDGVVHDPTPVVAAHGRRADPVVGRLSGRRTLVRVSGGESSQIAGESVRSGMPIGYARVRPDPRDTQSQREALARHGLQECFFDIGRTGLNLPADALDAAIVAAGEGGTLAVTKLSRLARSLAELGQVLFRLAGQNITLQVGPATFDLHRADQLLIGAISVAADFDADLAAQDDPRSIESSPGASDDRATSEGCASFRRPSDSQTIVRPNVSTLP from the coding sequence ATGAAGACCAGCCAATGGCGGGCGGTTCCGTACCCAGCCTGTTCGCGATCTGATGGTGTTGTCCACGATCCGACGCCCGTCGTGGCGGCACACGGTCGGAGGGCCGATCCGGTAGTGGGCCGGCTGAGCGGTAGGCGCACGCTTGTGCGTGTCTCAGGGGGAGAGTCGTCCCAAATTGCTGGCGAATCGGTACGGTCGGGTATGCCGATCGGCTACGCCCGGGTCCGCCCGGACCCACGCGACACCCAGAGCCAACGAGAGGCGCTGGCCCGCCACGGCTTGCAGGAATGCTTCTTCGACATCGGGCGGACCGGTCTCAACCTGCCGGCGGACGCGCTCGACGCGGCGATCGTCGCCGCCGGCGAAGGCGGAACCCTCGCGGTCACCAAACTCTCACGCCTGGCCCGGAGTCTGGCCGAATTGGGTCAGGTGCTCTTTCGGCTCGCCGGGCAGAACATCACGCTCCAGGTCGGGCCGGCCACCTTCGACCTGCATCGGGCCGACCAGCTGCTAATCGGCGCAATCAGTGTGGCCGCCGACTTCGACGCCGACCTGGCCGCGCAGGACGATCCACGATCTATCGAATCATCGCCAGGCGCCAGTGATGACCGCGCAACCTCGGAGGGCTGCGCCTCTTTCAGAAGACCCAGCGATTCGCAAACGATCGTCCGGCCCAACGTCTCAACTCTTCCATGA
- a CDS encoding immunity protein Imm33 domain-containing protein, which translates to MADPPVMIVGVSRSLLQPADQWDWPLHGLRHPPAGKTSGWYCWTGNLLATEDFFVPLHQRHLIARWPAVERYLLSDQGTRFLLTPDYSDVWVDDSLLDV; encoded by the coding sequence ATGGCTGACCCGCCCGTGATGATTGTCGGTGTATCTCGCTCGCTACTTCAGCCAGCCGATCAGTGGGACTGGCCCTTACACGGCCTGCGCCATCCGCCCGCCGGGAAGACATCGGGTTGGTATTGCTGGACCGGCAATCTGTTGGCGACGGAAGATTTCTTCGTGCCTCTTCACCAGCGCCATCTCATCGCCCGCTGGCCCGCCGTTGAGCGATATCTGCTGAGCGATCAAGGCACTCGATTCCTTCTTACGCCCGACTACTCAGACGTGTGGGTCGACGATTCACTCCTAGATGTCTGA
- a CDS encoding transposase: MKYTPEFRRRVLDLVKAGKSVAQVAFDLGVSDQTIYNWREQDLIDSGLKPGTTSTDNTELIAAKRRIKELEAELAIHQRAAELLKAAVPPKGGSRPSP; the protein is encoded by the coding sequence ATGAAATACACCCCCGAGTTCCGGCGGCGTGTGCTCGATCTGGTGAAGGCCGGCAAGTCCGTGGCGCAGGTGGCCTTCGACCTGGGCGTGAGTGATCAGACCATCTACAACTGGCGGGAGCAGGATCTCATCGACTCGGGGTTGAAGCCGGGCACCACGTCGACCGACAACACGGAGCTGATCGCCGCGAAGAGACGGATCAAAGAGCTCGAGGCCGAGTTGGCCATCCACCAACGTGCCGCTGAGCTGCTGAAGGCGGCGGTGCCCCCAAAAGGCGGTTCGAGGCCATCTCCGTGA
- a CDS encoding IS3 family transposase — protein MHTRFRGVYGARRIHAELTLGQQIKVGHGSVEYLMRAAGIKRLPGNKRPKQVHQTPTAADLVDRKFARTEPNKLWVTDITEHPTREGKIYCAVVLDVFSRRPHRRPPGQRLHPTRWPAHICLRVGCCDDRLNPPSFGP, from the coding sequence ATCCACACGAGGTTCCGCGGCGTCTACGGAGCCCGCCGGATCCACGCCGAACTGACCCTGGGTCAGCAGATCAAAGTCGGGCACGGATCCGTCGAGTACCTGATGAGAGCCGCTGGCATCAAAAGACTCCCAGGGAACAAGCGACCGAAGCAGGTGCATCAGACCCCGACCGCCGCCGACCTGGTGGACCGCAAGTTCGCCCGCACCGAACCGAATAAACTGTGGGTCACCGATATCACCGAACACCCCACCCGCGAGGGCAAGATCTACTGCGCGGTCGTCCTGGACGTCTTCTCCCGGCGACCTCATCGCCGACCGCCCGGTCAAAGACTTCATCCAACCCGCTGGCCTGCCCATATCTGCCTCCGTGTCGGGTGTTGCGACGACCGGTTGAATCCGCCCAGTTTCGGTCCATGA
- a CDS encoding nucleotidyltransferase domain-containing protein: MPGPLTVGDEAASRLPAGFAHPHASEEARRIAERGLILRTQVGSGVHGTSISGQDDRDEMGICLEPPEFITGLARVPSGVEGDDPTVRFEQYQRHTVWDKPGGLANRSGAGDLDVVIYSARKWARLALNGNPTVLLVLFVPDDEVVFRNDAGAELVDNAQRFVSRRAADRFLGYLQSQRAAMTGEVGAHTNRPELVAVHGYDTKYAMHALRLGLQGVELLTTGRITLPVPQPDREYLRSIRRGEVPQAEVITAVDDAEDQLRRLRDAPSIPKDPDQAWVDRWLHRSYLSFWDTLRRTKDSLAGR; encoded by the coding sequence ATGCCCGGACCCTTGACTGTTGGTGACGAGGCGGCGTCACGGCTGCCGGCGGGGTTCGCGCACCCGCATGCCTCGGAGGAAGCAAGGCGCATCGCCGAGCGGGGCCTGATCCTGCGTACTCAGGTCGGTTCGGGGGTTCATGGGACGTCGATCAGCGGGCAGGACGACCGTGACGAGATGGGGATCTGTCTGGAACCGCCGGAGTTCATCACGGGGCTGGCCCGAGTTCCCAGCGGCGTCGAAGGCGACGATCCGACCGTGCGTTTCGAGCAGTATCAACGGCACACCGTCTGGGACAAGCCTGGAGGTCTGGCCAACCGGTCTGGCGCCGGCGATCTAGACGTAGTCATCTACTCCGCGCGGAAGTGGGCCAGGCTCGCACTGAACGGGAACCCTACCGTTCTACTTGTGCTGTTCGTACCCGACGACGAAGTGGTATTCCGGAACGATGCCGGTGCTGAACTGGTCGACAACGCGCAACGCTTCGTCTCCCGGCGAGCTGCTGACCGCTTTTTGGGCTACCTGCAGTCGCAGCGGGCGGCAATGACCGGCGAGGTCGGAGCGCATACCAACCGACCGGAACTGGTGGCTGTCCATGGCTATGACACCAAGTACGCCATGCACGCCTTGCGGCTCGGGCTCCAGGGCGTCGAGCTTCTGACAACCGGACGGATCACCCTGCCAGTCCCGCAACCGGACCGTGAGTACCTGCGGTCGATTAGGCGCGGCGAAGTGCCGCAGGCCGAGGTAATCACGGCAGTGGACGATGCTGAGGATCAGCTACGCCGACTGCGAGATGCGCCGTCGATACCCAAGGACCCTGACCAAGCATGGGTCGACCGATGGCTGCATCGGAGCTATCTCAGCTTCTGGGACACCCTGCGCCGAACCAAAGACAGCTTGGCCGGTCGATAG
- a CDS encoding DNA methyltransferase, translating to MLRSWPRSDPPAGPTTSTSRRHLAAFVIQTYSEAGDRVLDPFAGSGTTLAVASVWAGRRSVWNCSPIAWRQRGHEWLIRRGSSTAVHCIWTSWRWAPSSCA from the coding sequence TTGCTGCGGAGTTGGCCGCGGAGCGACCCGCCGGCTGGACCAACGACGAGCACTTCCCGGCGTCATTTAGCGGCCTTCGTCATTCAGACGTATAGCGAGGCGGGTGATCGCGTGCTGGACCCATTCGCTGGATCGGGTACCACCCTGGCCGTGGCCAGCGTCTGGGCCGGCAGGCGGTCGGTGTGGAACTGCTCGCCGATTGCGTGGCGACAGCGCGGGCACGAGTGGCTGATCCGTCGTGGGTCATCCACGGCAGTGCACTGCATCTGGACCAGCTGGCGCTGGGCACCTTCCAGCTGTGCTTGA
- a CDS encoding SigE family RNA polymerase sigma factor, with amino-acid sequence MEFDEFVEAHLAALGRYAGVLTGDRHLAEDVLSDALIVASTRWDLIGQMEYPLAYVRRIVASTFVAHRRRYHRRRTTAHADPAGLLASPDDPHVRLEDRDELDRLLRGLTPTQRAAVVMRFYLDLPDTEIAQALGCSPGTVRSTISRALSALRPTQPAEGG; translated from the coding sequence ATGGAGTTCGACGAGTTCGTCGAGGCGCACCTGGCCGCGCTCGGCCGATATGCCGGTGTGCTGACCGGGGATCGCCATCTGGCCGAGGACGTACTTAGTGACGCCCTCATTGTCGCGTCGACCCGATGGGACCTGATCGGACAGATGGAATATCCACTGGCCTACGTCCGCCGGATCGTGGCCAGCACCTTCGTGGCCCACCGCCGCCGTTATCACCGGCGGCGGACCACTGCGCACGCCGATCCGGCGGGCTTGCTCGCCTCACCGGACGATCCACACGTACGGCTGGAGGACCGCGACGAACTCGATCGACTGCTGCGCGGGTTGACGCCGACCCAACGCGCAGCCGTGGTGATGCGCTTCTACCTCGACCTACCGGACACTGAGATCGCGCAGGCCCTGGGCTGCTCCCCCGGCACCGTCCGTTCCACGATTTCCCGCGCGCTCAGTGCGCTGCGGCCGACGCAACCTGCGGAAGGGGGCTGA
- a CDS encoding VOC family protein, translated as MSGVKQVQVTFDCAVPQAVAEFWKAALGYVDPPIPPGFDSWDAFNASLPAEQQGSTSACQDPNGVGPRLFFQRVPEGKTVKNRLHLDVRVGVGLTGDQRVAALEAEAARMILLGAQRVRLLRADEENEACLVMQDVEGNEFCLD; from the coding sequence ATGTCGGGCGTGAAGCAGGTGCAGGTGACCTTTGACTGTGCGGTTCCACAAGCCGTCGCGGAATTCTGGAAGGCCGCCCTCGGGTACGTCGACCCTCCCATCCCGCCGGGGTTCGACTCGTGGGATGCGTTCAACGCCTCGCTTCCCGCCGAGCAGCAAGGGTCCACCTCGGCCTGCCAGGACCCGAACGGCGTCGGCCCACGACTGTTCTTCCAGCGAGTACCCGAAGGCAAGACGGTGAAAAACCGGCTGCACCTCGACGTGCGGGTCGGCGTGGGACTCACGGGCGACCAGCGAGTCGCTGCGCTGGAGGCGGAAGCGGCTCGAATGATACTGCTCGGCGCTCAGCGCGTGCGCCTTCTCCGGGCGGACGAGGAGAACGAGGCATGCCTCGTCATGCAAGACGTCGAGGGCAACGAGTTCTGTCTCGACTAG